One region of Rhodothermus profundi genomic DNA includes:
- a CDS encoding c-type cytochrome, translated as MRSLSILAIGLAAVLVACRSEGHTLPGSGEDSFMQLGRRVYQNYCATCHQPNGQGVPGIYPPLTPNEWVQGDKGRLIRLVLHGAQGEMRVGEEVYNNVMTAHDFLTDEQIAAVLTYIRQHFGNQAAAVSPEEVAAVRAASRQREPWDPAVLWEQTGIPEAEETSEH; from the coding sequence ATGCGCAGCTTGAGCATCCTGGCTATTGGACTGGCGGCTGTCCTGGTCGCCTGTCGTTCGGAAGGGCATACCTTGCCAGGTTCCGGAGAGGATTCGTTTATGCAGCTCGGACGACGCGTTTATCAGAATTATTGTGCTACCTGTCATCAGCCAAATGGGCAGGGAGTTCCGGGCATTTATCCGCCTCTGACGCCTAACGAATGGGTGCAGGGCGACAAAGGGCGGCTCATTCGGCTGGTGTTGCATGGGGCTCAGGGAGAGATGCGGGTGGGGGAGGAGGTGTACAATAATGTGATGACGGCGCATGATTTTCTGACGGATGAGCAGATCGCTGCGGTGTTGACTTATATTCGCCAGCACTTTGGTAATCAGGCAGCGGCTGTGTCGCCTGAAGAAGTGGCGGCGGTGCGGGCTGCCAGCCGGCAACGGGAGCCCTGGGATCCGGCTGTATTGTGGGAGCAGACAGGAATT
- a CDS encoding MOSC domain-containing protein, which translates to MDDAQLAAYIRALEALRFDPIGRVAYLVESPVPGRHLLRAALSLEVGIGCPGDHARRHAPGREVSAISLEVLRALGIPPAVPGDNLILEGIDLRTFSPGDRLMVGDVVLERSDRPHHPCATFRARTSPEAFEAVARTGLRGALFRVCRGGIVHVGDPVRKL; encoded by the coding sequence ATGGACGACGCGCAGCTTGCGGCTTATATCCGGGCGCTGGAGGCGCTTCGATTTGATCCGATAGGCCGCGTGGCCTATCTGGTGGAAAGTCCGGTGCCGGGCAGGCATCTGTTGCGGGCTGCGCTGTCTTTGGAAGTGGGGATAGGGTGCCCGGGTGATCACGCGCGTCGCCACGCGCCGGGTCGGGAAGTGAGTGCCATAAGCCTGGAAGTGTTGCGAGCACTGGGCATACCGCCCGCCGTTCCCGGGGATAATCTGATTCTGGAGGGTATTGACCTGCGGACCTTCAGCCCGGGGGATCGGTTGATGGTAGGCGATGTGGTACTGGAACGCAGCGACCGGCCGCATCATCCGTGCGCTACGTTTCGGGCGCGCACCAGCCCGGAAGCCTTTGAAGCCGTAGCGCGCACTGGTTTGCGGGGGGCCTTATTCCGGGTGTGCCGGGGTGGTATCGTTCACGTAGGAGATCCTGTTCGCAAGTTGTAA
- a CDS encoding THUMP domain-containing class I SAM-dependent RNA methyltransferase, which translates to MAAPSVSHTGYVDALTLPLPPPHPFPDPWIPEPLANPPIISCAAGFEAVVAAELQELGYRACYLKSAKLVVPEASLDACLPLIFYGRTLHRVYLLLGIGRVKTLNDVRDFAQAISFQDYLHPSQRFAVRAQRHGTHPFTSMDVAREVGTAVVDRILAHTGQRIRADLETPDVEIMAELSDDQLLLLLNASGPPLHRRHRRAFQHFAPLLPTLAAALLRLSDFPSAVDLLIDPMAGGGTIPIEAALMARQIAPGLLLPEEHLVFFRLPFFDAAGWHQLRQQATCQVRPRSPVPILAADRFARNVRGMQANLAAMGVAADVSVHAGNAERMTYLEGMAGGRWTVVTNPPYGLRLGDPRRIDQLYRDFAQACARYTIGEIVALTPRRDSWLNAFAQAGYHPTLIQPVRYGRLEAFVLRVELAA; encoded by the coding sequence ATGGCCGCTCCTTCAGTAAGCCACACGGGATACGTGGATGCGCTGACCTTACCATTACCTCCCCCCCATCCGTTCCCGGATCCCTGGATTCCTGAGCCGCTGGCCAATCCCCCGATTATTTCCTGCGCGGCAGGCTTCGAAGCTGTCGTGGCCGCCGAACTGCAAGAGCTGGGCTACCGCGCTTGCTATCTGAAGTCGGCTAAGCTGGTCGTGCCCGAGGCATCGCTGGACGCCTGCCTTCCCCTGATTTTCTATGGGCGTACGCTGCACCGCGTCTACCTATTGCTGGGGATAGGCCGAGTTAAGACGTTAAACGATGTGCGAGATTTTGCCCAGGCTATCTCCTTTCAAGATTATCTACATCCCAGCCAGCGGTTTGCCGTACGGGCGCAGCGACACGGCACCCATCCTTTTACTTCCATGGATGTAGCACGTGAGGTCGGCACAGCAGTTGTTGACCGCATCCTCGCCCATACCGGGCAGCGCATCCGCGCCGACCTGGAAACGCCGGATGTAGAAATCATGGCAGAACTGAGCGACGATCAACTTTTGCTCTTGCTCAACGCGTCAGGTCCGCCCCTGCATCGCCGGCATCGCCGTGCCTTTCAGCACTTTGCTCCCCTGCTTCCCACCTTAGCGGCTGCCCTGCTGCGCCTGTCCGATTTTCCCAGCGCAGTAGATCTCCTGATCGACCCGATGGCCGGTGGGGGTACCATTCCCATCGAAGCGGCGCTCATGGCGCGCCAGATTGCCCCAGGCCTGTTGCTTCCAGAAGAGCACCTGGTCTTCTTTCGGCTTCCCTTCTTCGACGCAGCCGGCTGGCACCAGCTTCGCCAGCAGGCAACATGCCAGGTTCGCCCACGCTCGCCTGTTCCGATTCTGGCAGCGGATCGTTTTGCCCGCAACGTCCGGGGCATGCAGGCCAATCTTGCTGCCATGGGCGTTGCAGCCGACGTGTCCGTCCATGCTGGAAACGCCGAGCGCATGACATACCTGGAAGGGATGGCCGGCGGGCGCTGGACGGTGGTCACCAATCCACCGTACGGCCTGCGCCTGGGCGACCCACGGCGCATCGACCAGCTCTACCGCGACTTTGCGCAGGCCTGCGCCCGGTACACCATTGGCGAGATTGTGGCCCTGACGCCCCGCCGCGATTCCTGGCTCAACGCCTTTGCGCAGGCAGGTTATCATCCCACGCTGATCCAGCCTGTGCGTTACGGCCGACTGGAAGCGTTCGTGCTGCGCGTTGAGCTGGCAGCTTAA
- a CDS encoding DUF2267 domain-containing protein, which produces MSMTGLDVFDSTIQKTNTWLKEIREALHLDEHVGNSPHPEETARRYAYHVLRAVLHQLRDRLTIEEAAQFAAQLPLLVRGIFFEGWDPTDKPLRLRHEQDFLLPIQEALHQIGLTISPQQAARVVFEVLNRHISAGEIADVRAMLPKAIRHLWPEPLPQTA; this is translated from the coding sequence ATGTCGATGACGGGATTGGACGTGTTTGACAGCACGATCCAAAAAACAAATACGTGGCTGAAGGAAATCCGTGAAGCGTTGCATCTGGATGAACATGTAGGTAATAGCCCGCACCCAGAGGAGACGGCCCGGCGCTACGCCTATCATGTGCTGCGGGCGGTGTTGCATCAGCTCCGTGATCGGCTGACCATCGAAGAAGCGGCACAATTTGCAGCCCAGCTCCCTCTGCTGGTACGCGGTATTTTCTTCGAGGGCTGGGATCCCACCGATAAGCCGCTTCGCCTGCGGCATGAGCAGGATTTTCTGCTGCCCATTCAAGAGGCCTTGCACCAGATTGGTCTAACTATCAGCCCGCAGCAGGCGGCGCGGGTTGTCTTTGAGGTGCTTAACCGGCACATTAGTGCCGGCGAGATTGCCGACGTGCGGGCTATGTTGCCTAAAGCCATCCGCCACCTGTGGCCCGAGCCTCTGCCACAAACAGCCTAG